In Pseudomonadota bacterium, the DNA window CGAAGCCATGCAGAAGATGAACGCCGAGCGGCCTCTCCCAAATTTCGGGCCCGGCGACACCGTGAACGTGAAGGTGAAGGTGGTCGAGGGAACCCGCGAGCGAATCCAGGCCTTCGAGGGCATCTGCATCGCGCGGGCGAATCGCGGGATCAATTCCTCCTTCACGGTGCGGAAGGTTTCCTATGGCGAAGGGGTTGAACGCGTTTTCCCGCTATACTCCCCGTACGTCGCAGGCATTGACGTCATCCGCTACGGCGCCGTCCGCCGGGCGAAACTTTACTACTTGCGGGACCTCGCCGGGCGCCGGGCGCGCATTGCGGAAGACACTTCCCGTCGCATCGCGGTGCAGAGCGAAACTGCCGCCGCCGCGGACGGCGCGCCGGAGGCAGGCAAGGCATAGGGTTTAAGGATCGGCGATGGCGCGGCCAAGAACACTTTTCGACAAAATCTGGCACGACCACCTGGTGGACGTCGCAGAGGACGGCACCTGCCTTCTCTACATTGACCGTCACCTCGTCCACGAGGTGACGAGCCCCCAAGCCTTCGAGGGCTTGCGGACGGCCGGGCGCAAGATGCGCCGTCCGCAAGCAACCCTTGCGGTCGCCGACCACAACGTGCCAACGACAGACCGTTCGCACGGCATCACGGACGCCCAGTCGCAACTCCAGGTCGAAACCCTGGAGAAGAACTGCAAGGAATTCGGCATTCCCTACTTCGCGATGGCGGACACCCGCCAGGGCATCGTCCACGTCGTCGGGCCCGAACAGGGCTTCACGCAGCCCGGCATGACGATCGTCTGCGGCGACAGCCACACGGCGACTCACGGCGCCTTCGGCGCCCTTGCCTTCGGTATCGGCACTTCCGAGGTCGAGCACGTGCTGGCGACGCAAACCTTGATCCAGCGACCGGCCGAAAACATGCGAATCACGGTCGAGGGCGCGCTCAAGCCCGGCATCACGGCGAAGGATATCGCCCTTGCGATCATCGGCAGGATCGGCACCGCCGGCGGCACCGGCCACGTCATCGAATACGCCGGCTCCGCCATTCGCGGGCTTTCGATGGAAGGGCGGATGACGCTTTGCAACATGACGATCGAAGCCGGCGCGCGCGCCGGCCTCATCGCACCCGACGAAACGACCTTCGCCTATCTCAAGGGCCGGCCCTTCGCCCCCAAGGGTGCTGCCTGGGAGCAGGCCTGCGCCGCCTGGCGCGAGCTGCCGTCCGACGCCGAAGCCTTTTACGACAAAGAAATTGTGCTGGCCGCCGCCGACATCGCGCCCCAGGTCACTTGGGGAACCAGCCCCGAGGACGTGCTGCCCATCACCGGCGCCGTTCCCGACCCGGCGCGGGAGAAGGACGCCGCCCGCCGGGACGCCATGGAACGCGCGCTCGACTACATGGCGCTGCGGCCCGGCACCAAGCTGACCGACATCCGGGTGGACCGCGTCTTCATCGGTTCCTGCACGAACGGCCGGATCGAAGACCTCCGGGCGGTCGCCGCCGTCGTCAAGGGAAAGAAGGTGGCGAGCAACGTCGGCGCCATGATCGTGCCCGGTTCCGGCCTCGTGAAGGCGCAGGCGGAGCGGGAGGGGCTCGACAAGGTTTTCCTGGAAGCCGGGTTCGAATGGCGCGAGGCCGGCTGCTCGATGTGCCTGGCGATGAACGCCGACCGGCTGAAGCCCGGCGAACGCTGCGCGGCGACCTCGAACCGCAATTTCGAGGGCCGCCAGGGCCGCGGCGGGCGGACCCACCTGATGAGCCCGGCGATGGCCGCCGCCGCCGCCATTACCGGCCACCTGACCGACATCCGCGAATTCGACTGAGGGAAGCCGATGGAAAAATTCCAAACCCTTGAAGGAATCGCCGCCCCCCTGCGGAGGATCAACGTCGACACCGACATGATCATCCCCAAGCAGTTCCTGAAAACGATCAAGCGGACGGGGCTGGGCGAAAGCCTCTTCCACGAAATGCGCACCGCGCCGGACGGCAGCCCGAAGGCGGACTTCGTCTTAAACCGCGCGCCCTGGAACCGGGCCAAGATTCTGGTCGCGGGCGCCAACTTCGGTTGCGGTTCGTCTCGCGAGCACGCCGTCTGGGCGATTCTCGATTTCGGGATTCGCTGCGTCATCGCGCCTTCCTTCGCCGACATTTTCTACGGCAATTGCTTCAAGAACGGGATCCTGCCGATCCGGCTTCCGGAAGAAACCGTCGCGGCCCTGATGGCGGACGCCGAAAGCGGCGAGAAGGGCAAGTTGAAAGTGGACCTGCCCGCCCAGACGATCACGCGCGCCGATGGCGCCACGATCCCCTTCGCGATCGAGCCCTTCCTGAAGAGCTGCCTGCTCGAAGGCCTCGACGACATTGCGCTTACGCTGCGGAAGGAGGCGAAAATCGCCGCCTTCGAGGCAAGCCAGCGCGAAACCCGGCCCTGGCTCGCCGCCTGAGCCTCCTTAGCGACTGGAAACCTTGAAGCCATGACCATGACCGGAAAGATTCTGCTTTTGCCCGGCGACGGCATCGGGCCGGAGGTGATGGCCCAAGTCCGCCGCCTGATGGATTGTCTGGCCGGGGAGGGGCGCGTTCGTTTCGAGGTCGAGGAGGACCTGATCGGCGGGGCCGCCTTCGATGCCCACGGCACGCCCTTAAGCGAAGAGACGCTTCGCCTCGCCCTTGCCGCCGACGCCGTCCTGCTCGGCGCCGTCGGCGGGCCGAAATGGGACAGCCTTCCCTTCGACAAGAAGCCCGAGCGCGGGCTTCTGCGCATCCGGAAGGAGATGGGTCTTTTCGCCAATTTACGGCCGGCCATCGTCTTCGAGGCACTGGCCGACGCCTCGCCCTTGAAACGCGAGTTGGTCGCCGGCCTCGACATCCTGATCGTGCGCGAGTTGACCGGCGGGATTTACTTCGGCGAACCCCGCGGCATCGAGGACATCGGCCACTGCGAACGCCGGGGCATCAATACCCAGGTCTACACCTCCGGAGAGATTCGCCGGGTTGCCCGCGTCGCCTTCGAGCTTGCCCGCAACCGGGACAACCGGGTCTGCTCCGTCGAAAAAAGCAACGTCATGGAAAGCGGCCTTCTATGGCGCGAGGAAGTAACGAAGCTGCACAAGGCCGAGTACGCGGATATCGCGCTTTCGCACATGTATTCGGATAACTGCGCCATGCAGCTTGTCCGCGCGCCGAAGCAGTTCGACGTCATCGTGACGGATAATTTGTTCGGCGACATGCTGTCGGACGAGGCGGCGATGTTAACCGGCTCCCTCGGCATGCTGCCTTCCGCCTCGCTGGGCGCTGCCGACAAGCAGGGCAAGCGGAAGGCGCTTTACGAGCCCGTTCACGGCAGCGCGCCGGACATCGCCGGCCGCAACGCCGCCAACCCGCTGGCGGCGATCTTGAGCTTCGCCATGCTGCTGCGGCACTCCTTCGAACGCGCGAAGGAAGCGGACCGCATCGAGGCGGCGGTCCGCAAGGTGCTGGAGGGCGGGCTGCGCACGGCCGACATCATGCAGCCGGGCAAGGCGAAGGTGTCGACCGCGGTGATGGGCGAGGCCGTCGCCCGCGAGTTTGAGAAGCTTGGCGGTTGAGGCCGCTCGGCCGGTCTTGAAAAAAGAAGGGCCCAGGCGTATCTAGGGGCCC includes these proteins:
- the rplS gene encoding 50S ribosomal protein L19, with amino-acid sequence MNTIEQLENEAMQKMNAERPLPNFGPGDTVNVKVKVVEGTRERIQAFEGICIARANRGINSSFTVRKVSYGEGVERVFPLYSPYVAGIDVIRYGAVRRAKLYYLRDLAGRRARIAEDTSRRIAVQSETAAAADGAPEAGKA
- the leuC gene encoding 3-isopropylmalate dehydratase large subunit gives rise to the protein MARPRTLFDKIWHDHLVDVAEDGTCLLYIDRHLVHEVTSPQAFEGLRTAGRKMRRPQATLAVADHNVPTTDRSHGITDAQSQLQVETLEKNCKEFGIPYFAMADTRQGIVHVVGPEQGFTQPGMTIVCGDSHTATHGAFGALAFGIGTSEVEHVLATQTLIQRPAENMRITVEGALKPGITAKDIALAIIGRIGTAGGTGHVIEYAGSAIRGLSMEGRMTLCNMTIEAGARAGLIAPDETTFAYLKGRPFAPKGAAWEQACAAWRELPSDAEAFYDKEIVLAAADIAPQVTWGTSPEDVLPITGAVPDPAREKDAARRDAMERALDYMALRPGTKLTDIRVDRVFIGSCTNGRIEDLRAVAAVVKGKKVASNVGAMIVPGSGLVKAQAEREGLDKVFLEAGFEWREAGCSMCLAMNADRLKPGERCAATSNRNFEGRQGRGGRTHLMSPAMAAAAAITGHLTDIREFD
- the leuD gene encoding 3-isopropylmalate dehydratase small subunit, yielding MEKFQTLEGIAAPLRRINVDTDMIIPKQFLKTIKRTGLGESLFHEMRTAPDGSPKADFVLNRAPWNRAKILVAGANFGCGSSREHAVWAILDFGIRCVIAPSFADIFYGNCFKNGILPIRLPEETVAALMADAESGEKGKLKVDLPAQTITRADGATIPFAIEPFLKSCLLEGLDDIALTLRKEAKIAAFEASQRETRPWLAA
- the leuB gene encoding 3-isopropylmalate dehydrogenase; this encodes MTMTGKILLLPGDGIGPEVMAQVRRLMDCLAGEGRVRFEVEEDLIGGAAFDAHGTPLSEETLRLALAADAVLLGAVGGPKWDSLPFDKKPERGLLRIRKEMGLFANLRPAIVFEALADASPLKRELVAGLDILIVRELTGGIYFGEPRGIEDIGHCERRGINTQVYTSGEIRRVARVAFELARNRDNRVCSVEKSNVMESGLLWREEVTKLHKAEYADIALSHMYSDNCAMQLVRAPKQFDVIVTDNLFGDMLSDEAAMLTGSLGMLPSASLGAADKQGKRKALYEPVHGSAPDIAGRNAANPLAAILSFAMLLRHSFERAKEADRIEAAVRKVLEGGLRTADIMQPGKAKVSTAVMGEAVAREFEKLGG